One genomic window of Ruminococcus gauvreauii includes the following:
- a CDS encoding NYN domain-containing protein translates to METELKFAILIDADNISDKYIKIILEETANSGVATYKRIYGDWTSPQLASWKSVLLDNSIIPMQQYSYTSGKNATDCAMIIDAMDILYSGTVDGFCIASSDSDFTRLVARLRESGMQVIGMGESKTPKPFIAACNQFKYLDLLFSNQQKKEKKAAAERPLIKEIRSSVKEKSRASKKESAAPPPEDIQPQSDLDVIKLTIAAIVEKFSDEDGWIFSGKLGDQLSKRLPDFDVRNFGYAKLTPFVKSLGDYEINRISNGSHQQQIYFKAK, encoded by the coding sequence ATGGAAACCGAATTAAAATTTGCCATACTGATTGATGCAGACAACATATCTGATAAATACATTAAAATCATTCTGGAGGAAACCGCAAACAGCGGAGTCGCAACTTACAAAAGGATCTACGGAGACTGGACAAGTCCGCAGCTGGCGTCCTGGAAATCTGTGCTTCTGGACAATTCCATTATCCCGATGCAGCAGTACAGCTATACTTCCGGAAAGAACGCGACGGACTGCGCGATGATCATCGATGCGATGGATATTCTTTACTCGGGAACCGTAGACGGATTCTGCATCGCCTCCTCGGACAGTGATTTCACCCGGCTCGTAGCGCGGCTTCGGGAATCGGGCATGCAGGTCATCGGTATGGGCGAGAGCAAGACCCCGAAACCTTTTATCGCAGCATGCAACCAGTTTAAATACCTGGATCTCCTCTTCTCCAATCAGCAGAAAAAGGAAAAGAAAGCTGCGGCCGAGCGTCCCCTGATAAAGGAAATCAGGTCCTCGGTGAAAGAAAAGAGCCGAGCCAGCAAAAAAGAATCCGCAGCACCGCCGCCGGAAGACATACAGCCGCAGTCCGATCTGGACGTTATCAAACTGACGATTGCCGCGATCGTAGAGAAATTCTCCGACGAGGACGGTTGGATCTTCTCAGGAAAACTGGGTGACCAGCTGTCAAAGCGTCTTCCTGATTTCGACGTCCGTAACTTTGGCTACGCCAAACTGACACCTTTCGTGAAGTCGCTCGGCGATTATGAGATCAACCGGATCTCCAATGGCAGCCACCAGCAGCAGATATACTTCAAAGCAAAATAA
- a CDS encoding Lrp/AsnC family transcriptional regulator, which yields MDMNKKEQLLKLIEKDCTLGCRDLAVMLDEPEQEVRTTVERLEKEHVICGYRALINWDKVREDDVEALVELRVTPHGGDGYQRLADEIKGYPQVETLYLMSGSYDFLVMVKGRNLKEISMFVNSKLASIEEVQSTTTHFTLTKYKELGVDLEAGKPDQRMVVTP from the coding sequence ATGGATATGAATAAAAAGGAGCAGTTATTAAAGCTCATCGAGAAAGATTGTACGCTTGGCTGCAGAGATCTGGCGGTCATGCTTGACGAACCCGAACAGGAGGTACGGACCACAGTGGAAAGGCTGGAAAAAGAGCATGTGATCTGCGGATACCGCGCCCTGATCAACTGGGACAAGGTGCGTGAAGACGACGTGGAGGCGCTCGTTGAACTGCGCGTAACCCCTCACGGCGGAGATGGATACCAGCGGCTGGCAGACGAGATCAAGGGATACCCCCAGGTCGAGACCCTGTACCTGATGTCCGGTTCCTACGACTTTCTGGTCATGGTGAAGGGACGGAATTTAAAAGAAATTTCCATGTTTGTCAACTCAAAGCTCGCATCAATCGAAGAAGTACAGAGTACGACCACACATTTTACGCTGACCAAATATAAAGAACTGGGTGTTGACCTGGAAGCGGGGAAACCAGATCAGAGGATGGTGGTGACACCATGA
- a CDS encoding pyridoxal phosphate-dependent aminotransferase: MRELLSKRVVALAPSGIRKFFDIVSDIPDAISLGVGEPDFDTPWHIREEGIRTLKDGKTFYSSNAGTPKLRRAISDYLKRSLQNTYDWQHEILVTVGGSEAIDLALRTILNDGDEVICPEPCFVSYIPCIIMANGVPVRIPLREENEFRLTRGELEAAVTPKTKALLISFPNNPTGAVMSRGDLEAVAEVAREHNLIVISDEIYSELTYGEPHTSIASLPGMRDRTIVINGFSKAYAMTGWRLGYAAAHHEIMEQMLKLHQFAIMCAPTVSQYAAVEALTNGDQDVAEMRISYNQRRNYLHHELQRLNLPCFKPQGAFYMFPSIREFGMTSEEFALKLLESEKLAVIPGSAFGESGEGYLRLSYAYSIQELKEAVSRLENFITRLRG; the protein is encoded by the coding sequence ATGAGAGAACTGTTGTCCAAACGTGTCGTTGCCCTTGCCCCTTCCGGAATCCGTAAGTTTTTCGATATCGTTTCCGATATTCCGGATGCAATTTCACTGGGCGTGGGAGAACCTGATTTTGACACTCCCTGGCATATCCGCGAGGAGGGAATCCGCACACTGAAAGACGGTAAGACCTTTTATTCGTCAAATGCCGGAACACCAAAGCTCCGCCGCGCGATCAGCGATTATCTGAAACGAAGCCTTCAGAATACTTACGACTGGCAGCATGAGATCCTAGTGACAGTAGGCGGAAGTGAAGCGATTGATCTTGCACTGCGCACCATCCTGAACGATGGTGACGAGGTCATCTGTCCCGAACCGTGCTTCGTATCCTACATACCGTGCATCATCATGGCAAACGGCGTGCCTGTGAGAATTCCTCTCCGCGAGGAAAATGAATTTCGTCTGACCAGGGGAGAACTTGAGGCCGCCGTCACACCGAAGACCAAGGCGCTGCTGATCTCATTTCCCAATAACCCGACGGGAGCTGTTATGAGCAGAGGTGATCTGGAAGCTGTCGCAGAGGTGGCCAGAGAGCATAATCTGATCGTGATATCCGATGAGATCTACAGTGAACTGACCTATGGTGAGCCCCACACGAGCATCGCGTCACTCCCGGGTATGCGCGACCGCACCATTGTGATCAACGGTTTTTCGAAGGCGTATGCGATGACAGGATGGCGTCTCGGATATGCCGCCGCCCATCATGAGATCATGGAACAGATGCTCAAGCTCCACCAGTTTGCCATCATGTGCGCACCGACGGTCAGCCAGTACGCTGCTGTGGAAGCGCTCACTAACGGGGATCAGGATGTTGCAGAAATGCGTATCTCCTATAACCAGCGTAGGAACTATCTGCACCATGAGCTGCAGCGGCTGAATCTTCCCTGTTTTAAGCCACAGGGAGCGTTCTATATGTTCCCCAGTATCCGGGAATTCGGGATGACGAGCGAAGAATTTGCACTGAAGCTGCTGGAATCAGAAAAACTTGCGGTTATCCCCGGCAGCGCATTCGGTGAGAGCGGCGAAGGTTATCTTCGGCTTTCCTATGCATATTCTATCCAGGAATTAAAAGAAGCCGTGAGCCGCCTGGAAAATTTTATCACGAGACTTCGCGGCTGA
- a CDS encoding sensor histidine kinase has translation MEAIGTAARLVQFLLMLGTAVVFMRMTGAFAETRNQLWAKILIALSLIPVSSIVIFNGDIVNITYAGIWYLIVVMAGYRGRLIKKLSAVLILYPLVVAVNFLVPYVISIEYNRYPSPRWYLELCLHALLCLLAWLGIYQTFFGKIRRAGNYLTIQMWAMLDVVSLMPLFVTGYVIIITTEAQVAFSIGITVISFISNLGILYLITYMIENTKVLLENENLHQEQEYYRELEHNQKEIRRLRHDMNNHLAAVDALLEQKETEKARAYFAKLSAAAAGTNRSFCKNSLVNAVLASKYQRAEELGIDLFFNIDLGEELWMDEVDVCSLFANTLDNAMEACMQIREAQERRIELRARISGGYFSFQLENPYVNEITFCHGEYRTTKRDRRQHGLGIGKVRDIVEKYGGNLKISHQGGIFSIVAIIPKEGVNPAE, from the coding sequence ATGGAAGCAATAGGAACAGCCGCCCGGCTGGTTCAGTTTCTGCTGATGTTGGGGACTGCTGTCGTATTCATGCGCATGACGGGGGCATTTGCAGAGACCAGAAATCAGCTGTGGGCAAAAATACTGATTGCCTTATCCCTGATTCCTGTTTCGAGTATTGTCATTTTCAATGGTGATATTGTAAATATTACGTACGCGGGTATCTGGTATCTGATCGTGGTGATGGCGGGGTACAGGGGAAGACTGATTAAAAAGCTGTCCGCCGTCCTGATTCTCTATCCGCTGGTGGTGGCGGTCAATTTTCTGGTTCCGTATGTGATCAGTATTGAGTATAACAGGTATCCATCCCCCCGCTGGTATCTGGAACTTTGTCTGCATGCGCTGCTTTGTCTGCTGGCATGGCTCGGTATCTATCAAACGTTTTTTGGCAAAATCCGAAGGGCAGGAAACTATCTGACCATACAGATGTGGGCGATGCTGGACGTCGTGTCACTGATGCCGCTGTTTGTCACAGGATACGTCATTATCATAACCACGGAAGCGCAGGTAGCCTTCAGTATAGGTATCACGGTCATCAGCTTTATATCCAATCTGGGAATTTTATACCTTATCACCTATATGATAGAAAACACAAAGGTCCTGCTGGAGAACGAAAACCTGCACCAGGAACAGGAATATTACCGGGAGCTGGAACATAACCAGAAGGAGATCCGGAGGCTGCGCCACGATATGAATAACCATCTCGCCGCAGTGGACGCCCTGCTGGAACAAAAGGAGACGGAGAAAGCCCGGGCATATTTTGCAAAGCTGTCTGCAGCGGCCGCGGGGACGAACCGTTCTTTCTGTAAAAACAGCCTGGTCAATGCGGTACTTGCAAGCAAGTATCAGCGGGCGGAAGAACTGGGAATCGATCTGTTTTTCAATATCGACCTGGGGGAGGAACTCTGGATGGATGAAGTGGATGTCTGTTCTCTGTTTGCCAACACGCTGGACAATGCGATGGAAGCCTGCATGCAGATCCGTGAAGCCCAGGAGCGCAGGATAGAGCTGCGTGCCCGGATAAGCGGGGGATATTTCAGTTTTCAGCTGGAGAATCCTTATGTAAATGAAATCACATTCTGCCATGGGGAGTACCGCACAACGAAGCGTGACCGCAGGCAGCACGGGCTGGGAATCGGAAAGGTCCGTGATATTGTAGAAAAATACGGAGGGAATCTGAAGATATCCCACCAGGGCGGCATTTTTTCGATAGTTGCCATTATTCCCAAAGAAGGCGTGAATCCGGCTGAATGA
- a CDS encoding LytR/AlgR family response regulator transcription factor — translation MTEERGEDVIQIAVCDDEKGQRSVLREILTLHLQLKAEAHEFYEFASGEELCTACLRNSFDLIFLDIEMSGMNGMETARQLRQLGVQSVLVFVTAYPDFVFQGYEVHAFHYILKPYKEKKIREVADAALREIAGREAEYYLIPTGSGSYRQNLREVCYFYSDRRRITAVTKSDKKTFYGKLDELQKELPDYFQRIHQRYLVNMNQVMETKDNSALVGTEILPVSRAHRQEFLIAFAKRMLK, via the coding sequence ATGACAGAAGAAAGAGGTGAAGATGTGATACAGATTGCCGTGTGTGATGATGAAAAAGGACAGAGGAGTGTGCTGCGGGAGATCCTGACTTTGCATCTGCAGCTGAAGGCGGAGGCGCATGAATTCTATGAATTTGCATCGGGAGAAGAACTGTGCACTGCCTGCCTGAGAAACAGTTTTGATCTGATCTTTCTGGACATTGAGATGAGCGGGATGAACGGCATGGAGACGGCCAGGCAGCTGCGGCAGCTGGGTGTGCAGTCGGTCCTGGTCTTTGTGACGGCATATCCTGATTTCGTGTTCCAGGGATATGAAGTACATGCGTTTCATTATATATTGAAGCCGTATAAAGAGAAGAAGATCAGAGAAGTGGCAGACGCTGCCCTCAGAGAGATTGCCGGCCGTGAGGCAGAATATTATCTGATCCCGACGGGAAGCGGAAGCTACCGGCAGAACCTGCGGGAAGTCTGCTACTTCTACAGTGACCGGCGCAGAATCACGGCAGTGACAAAATCAGATAAGAAGACGTTCTACGGGAAGCTGGACGAGCTCCAGAAAGAACTGCCGGACTATTTCCAGCGTATTCACCAGAGATATCTGGTCAATATGAATCAGGTTATGGAGACGAAAGACAATTCCGCGCTGGTTGGGACAGAGATACTTCCGGTGAGCCGGGCACACAGACAGGAGTTCCTGATCGCATTTGCAAAGAGAATGTTAAAATAG
- a CDS encoding ABC transporter ATP-binding protein: protein MLKIQHLYKTYHTGNMNYEVLKDVSFEVEKGEFVAVMGPSGSGKTTLLNCISCYIPFDKGEIRLGDENLASLSENELAHIRNQKLGFVFQDFMLLDGLTVRDNIMLPRIISGRIDSSMEKEADRLCGIFGITHISGKYPAEISGGEKQRTAVARALINHPLVMLADEPTGNLDSKSSQAVISSFEQARHELNATIFMVTHDSYAASFCDRVIILKDGSIFCIAQNGGNRSSFQDQLLEIIKEMSGDNV from the coding sequence ATGCTGAAAATACAGCATTTATACAAAACTTATCATACCGGAAATATGAACTACGAGGTTTTAAAAGATGTATCTTTCGAAGTGGAAAAGGGTGAATTTGTGGCTGTCATGGGCCCTTCCGGTTCCGGAAAGACGACTCTTCTGAACTGTATATCCTGTTATATCCCGTTTGATAAAGGAGAGATCCGGCTGGGAGATGAAAATCTTGCCTCCTTAAGCGAAAATGAACTGGCGCATATCCGTAATCAGAAGCTGGGATTTGTCTTTCAGGATTTTATGCTGCTGGACGGCCTGACAGTGCGTGACAATATCATGCTCCCTCGAATCATCAGCGGGCGGATCGACAGCAGCATGGAAAAAGAGGCAGACCGTCTCTGCGGCATCTTCGGCATTACGCATATCAGCGGCAAGTATCCCGCCGAAATATCCGGGGGTGAAAAACAGCGAACCGCAGTCGCCCGTGCTCTGATCAACCATCCTCTGGTCATGCTGGCAGATGAACCCACCGGGAATCTGGATTCCAAATCCAGCCAGGCTGTCATCAGCTCCTTTGAACAGGCACGCCATGAGCTGAATGCCACGATCTTTATGGTAACGCATGACAGCTACGCAGCCTCTTTCTGCGACCGCGTGATTATCTTGAAGGACGGCAGCATCTTCTGTATCGCCCAAAACGGCGGCAACAGAAGCAGCTTTCAGGATCAGCTTCTCGAAATTATCAAAGAAATGAGTGGTGATAATGTATGA
- a CDS encoding FtsX-like permease family protein produces MKTLTQINQALRRHHKKHYRLLFFCCFFSVLLITAYVTMMRSPTVLTILPEGGDSRKQVMAVFILAAVGCGVFVTYTAALFFKDKAKDTGIFLALGASASQLHRQLFKELMQIAVGACLLGAALGTPLAFGIWKLFGTLLVNSPEMDFVFSAQAYLFAGVFLLYVIAALFFMSIRFIRQTNIIDIVNAQRRSEPVHDVRPWYGIVGILLMAVGGFGGYILPSFCITVLHWYPPAWINIAYLPLFAGLYMLLLYTVIHGWRHGKNRYKDIITRSMMKFQGRQTVNNMLIITVLLAGAYFASFYAPMLTTGSRMSIDNRPYDYMFHYRQDQNMLTEADIRDMADIYNVDITDYTQVQTTNIATDGYEQIEHSNGTYDLKYLEINREGNFLSESDFTKITGTSIDVPRGKLRAVLAKDGSGSYMIPNDITKLTNPVTGLQMDIAFETYAYDDMLAANYYVLDDADYQKITEGSTPEWKEYLTVFNVKDVDASYAFARNLYEEIVRRFGPECEVADSYDRIIRQRAEENGETYDMDNYSLHYKDLYSSEFKIYWKYTPMFRIMDLNDFNTTFAVFLMLFVFISVICFAAVFVIAYTRCMTVAYINRQVYDDLKHLGADQNYLYASVRSQIGKVFKTPVIVGTVLMYLLYFMIMYFNDDGLTPGELAGLRNCAVFVIIMTLVIWLFYRFTLRSVRKILDL; encoded by the coding sequence ATGAAGACCTTAACACAGATCAATCAGGCACTGCGCCGCCATCACAAAAAGCATTACCGGCTTTTGTTTTTCTGCTGTTTTTTCTCAGTCCTTCTGATCACGGCGTACGTCACTATGATGCGCTCGCCGACAGTACTGACGATCCTGCCGGAAGGCGGAGATTCCCGCAAACAGGTCATGGCAGTTTTCATACTCGCCGCTGTCGGCTGCGGTGTCTTTGTAACTTATACGGCAGCACTGTTTTTCAAAGATAAGGCAAAGGATACGGGTATCTTTCTGGCACTCGGCGCCTCTGCCAGCCAGCTGCACCGGCAGCTTTTCAAGGAACTGATGCAGATCGCAGTCGGCGCCTGCCTTCTGGGTGCGGCTCTCGGCACTCCTCTGGCGTTCGGCATCTGGAAACTGTTCGGCACGCTGCTCGTCAACAGTCCTGAGATGGATTTTGTTTTTTCTGCTCAGGCCTACTTATTTGCCGGTGTGTTTTTGCTTTACGTGATTGCTGCACTGTTTTTTATGAGTATCCGCTTCATCCGTCAGACCAATATCATCGATATCGTCAATGCACAGCGCAGGAGCGAACCCGTTCACGATGTCCGTCCATGGTATGGCATTGTCGGAATCCTGCTGATGGCAGTCGGCGGCTTTGGCGGCTATATCCTCCCTTCTTTCTGCATTACCGTACTGCACTGGTACCCGCCCGCATGGATCAATATCGCCTATCTTCCGCTTTTTGCGGGACTGTATATGCTGCTGCTCTACACCGTGATACACGGCTGGAGACATGGAAAGAACCGTTATAAGGATATTATAACCCGGAGCATGATGAAATTTCAGGGCCGCCAGACGGTCAACAACATGCTCATCATCACAGTACTTCTTGCAGGCGCCTACTTTGCCTCATTTTATGCGCCGATGCTCACGACAGGAAGCCGGATGAGCATTGACAACCGTCCATATGATTATATGTTCCATTACCGTCAGGACCAGAATATGCTGACAGAAGCTGATATCCGCGATATGGCTGACATTTACAATGTCGATATCACAGATTACACACAGGTACAGACCACGAATATTGCCACCGACGGATATGAGCAGATTGAGCACTCCAACGGAACGTATGATCTGAAATACCTGGAAATAAACCGGGAGGGCAACTTTCTGTCTGAATCTGATTTCACAAAGATAACCGGCACTTCCATCGATGTGCCCAGGGGGAAATTGCGTGCGGTCCTTGCAAAAGACGGAAGCGGCAGCTATATGATCCCAAATGATATCACCAAGCTTACGAATCCGGTAACAGGTCTGCAGATGGATATCGCATTTGAAACATATGCGTATGACGATATGCTCGCCGCTAATTACTACGTGCTGGACGATGCGGACTATCAGAAGATTACCGAGGGTTCCACCCCGGAATGGAAGGAATACCTGACCGTCTTTAACGTAAAGGATGTGGACGCCTCCTATGCATTTGCAAGAAACCTCTACGAGGAGATCGTCCGTCGTTTTGGTCCGGAATGTGAAGTCGCCGATTCTTATGACCGCATCATCAGGCAGCGCGCCGAAGAAAACGGCGAGACATACGATATGGATAATTATAGCTTACATTATAAAGACCTCTACTCGTCTGAATTCAAAATCTACTGGAAATATACGCCGATGTTCAGGATCATGGATCTGAATGACTTTAACACAACATTTGCAGTCTTTCTGATGCTGTTTGTATTTATCTCCGTCATCTGCTTTGCCGCAGTATTTGTGATCGCTTATACCCGGTGCATGACTGTTGCATATATCAACCGGCAGGTCTATGACGATCTGAAACATCTGGGCGCTGACCAAAATTACCTGTACGCCTCTGTCAGGAGTCAGATTGGGAAGGTATTTAAGACGCCCGTGATTGTGGGAACTGTTCTAATGTATCTGCTGTATTTTATGATTATGTATTTTAACGACGACGGACTGACTCCAGGTGAACTCGCGGGTCTTCGAAACTGTGCCGTTTTTGTCATAATCATGACCCTGGTCATCTGGCTGTTCTACCGCTTCACTCTGAGGAGCGTACGAAAAATACTGGACCTTTAA
- a CDS encoding HdeD family acid-resistance protein gives MKRFVKEFKRDYMIMALMCIVVGILFLFFPVSSGKIICYMIAILFGVMGVIHIVIYFRKAIDDYIFQMDFARGLMEAACGVFFLIRPELLLGILPIALGILVIVDCFVKIQHGTNLMRMGYEYWWVVMLLGIAAGVLGIFMLFNPFGTMKALMIFIGIALIADGLMDFWTLFCVSGLLKRISEQVLEEDIVLYDDEQNRRA, from the coding sequence TTGAAAAGATTTGTAAAGGAATTTAAACGGGATTACATGATAATGGCATTGATGTGCATTGTTGTAGGAATATTATTCCTGTTTTTTCCGGTGTCTTCCGGAAAGATCATTTGTTACATGATTGCCATTCTATTCGGTGTGATGGGCGTGATACATATTGTGATTTACTTCCGGAAGGCGATCGATGATTATATCTTCCAGATGGATTTTGCGCGGGGTCTGATGGAGGCGGCCTGCGGGGTGTTCTTTCTGATCAGGCCTGAGCTGCTGCTTGGCATTTTGCCCATTGCGCTTGGAATCCTGGTCATAGTTGACTGCTTTGTGAAGATTCAGCACGGGACGAACCTGATGCGCATGGGATATGAATACTGGTGGGTGGTCATGCTGCTCGGCATTGCGGCGGGTGTGCTGGGGATCTTCATGCTGTTCAATCCTTTCGGGACGATGAAGGCACTGATGATTTTTATCGGAATTGCCCTGATCGCTGATGGCCTGATGGACTTCTGGACACTTTTCTGTGTATCCGGGCTGTTGAAGCGGATCTCTGAACAGGTCCTGGAGGAGGATATTGTACTCTATGATGATGAACAGAACCGGAGGGCATGA
- a CDS encoding polysaccharide deacetylase family protein, which yields MKTRGYGALLAFTFCLISALSVLYWSNIKGQLTVSGGASGSSELPIKCVQTDSPQIALTFDTASGNEDTARILEILRSNDVTATFFVTGGWVDAYPEDIKAIQAAGHDLGNHSATHSDMNGLDAKKQTEELLTVHQKVKELTGADMTLFRPPFGDYNDLVIQTARENGYFTILWDIDSMDWKDYGTDSIIDAVYNHRRLGNGSIILCHNGAKYTAEALDPLIKLLKEKGFEFVPVSRLIYRENFHMDQDCRQIPD from the coding sequence ATGAAAACACGGGGATACGGTGCCCTTCTGGCATTTACCTTCTGCCTGATATCAGCACTGTCCGTCTTATACTGGAGCAACATCAAGGGGCAGTTGACAGTCTCCGGAGGCGCATCCGGCAGCAGTGAGCTCCCGATCAAATGTGTCCAGACAGACAGCCCTCAGATCGCCCTGACCTTCGATACCGCATCGGGCAATGAAGACACTGCCCGGATTCTGGAAATCCTCAGATCCAACGATGTCACCGCCACTTTTTTTGTGACCGGAGGCTGGGTCGACGCCTACCCGGAAGATATAAAAGCAATTCAGGCAGCAGGTCATGATCTGGGAAATCACAGCGCCACGCATTCTGATATGAACGGTCTCGACGCCAAAAAGCAGACAGAAGAACTGCTCACTGTTCATCAAAAAGTAAAAGAACTGACCGGCGCGGATATGACGCTGTTTCGTCCTCCGTTCGGTGATTATAATGATCTGGTCATTCAAACCGCCAGAGAGAACGGATACTTCACGATTCTATGGGACATCGACAGCATGGACTGGAAAGATTACGGCACAGATTCCATCATTGATGCCGTCTATAATCACAGGCGCCTGGGGAACGGATCTATCATCCTCTGTCACAACGGCGCCAAGTACACGGCGGAAGCGCTCGATCCGCTCATTAAACTCCTGAAAGAAAAAGGGTTCGAGTTTGTTCCTGTTTCCAGGCTGATTTATCGGGAGAACTTTCATATGGATCAGGACTGCAGACAGATTCCGGACTGA
- a CDS encoding GGDEF domain-containing protein, giving the protein MQNRYIVQIREEYAKIEDQWLEIHKKINLCSAIASFGIELVMFFVLHGMHVVTATVPVYILKYIAVPTALNFAVVGVMYFLVHKYRENRILKRFAVSMCLIAICFILFSAHNIFTALYMLFGIPIMLTTVYGDYRLTTAAAVISMAAEVAGELLIFWDPDKVSILMDSMEVINFLISLVILVGVYAVALVIIYFERQKNEASIKKELERYRLELELLKDNLTSLYNRAALQEQLQVMENSSESFIFVMIDVDDFKKINDTMGHMSGDNVLKKMADILIQYCQDNPAFRFGGDEFCILFKNKTSGEVAEICRGIQAELRKISDVEGIRGVTASFGIAVYETGLPAECLVEYADQALYDAKKNKGSISIYEKSANRDNG; this is encoded by the coding sequence ATGCAGAACCGATATATCGTACAGATAAGAGAAGAGTATGCCAAAATTGAAGACCAGTGGCTGGAAATACATAAGAAGATCAATCTGTGTTCGGCAATTGCATCGTTTGGGATTGAACTGGTGATGTTTTTCGTACTTCACGGCATGCATGTGGTTACAGCCACAGTGCCGGTGTATATACTCAAGTACATCGCAGTTCCAACAGCGTTGAATTTTGCTGTTGTCGGAGTTATGTATTTCTTGGTTCACAAATACAGGGAGAACAGAATCCTGAAGCGTTTTGCAGTCTCTATGTGTCTGATTGCCATCTGTTTTATTCTGTTTTCCGCGCACAATATCTTTACGGCTCTGTATATGTTGTTTGGAATTCCGATCATGCTGACGACAGTCTACGGAGATTACCGTCTTACTACGGCGGCGGCAGTGATCAGTATGGCGGCGGAGGTGGCAGGTGAGCTGCTGATCTTCTGGGACCCGGATAAGGTCAGTATCCTGATGGACAGCATGGAGGTGATCAATTTTCTGATCTCTCTGGTCATTCTGGTCGGCGTATACGCGGTTGCACTGGTTATCATCTATTTCGAGAGGCAGAAAAATGAAGCCAGTATCAAAAAGGAGCTGGAACGCTACCGGCTGGAGCTGGAGCTGCTGAAAGATAACCTGACTTCCCTCTACAACAGGGCCGCACTGCAGGAACAGCTGCAGGTTATGGAAAACAGCAGTGAAAGTTTTATCTTCGTGATGATTGACGTGGATGACTTTAAGAAGATCAACGATACGATGGGGCATATGAGCGGTGACAATGTTCTGAAAAAAATGGCTGATATACTGATTCAATACTGTCAGGACAATCCCGCGTTCAGGTTTGGCGGAGATGAATTCTGCATTCTGTTTAAAAATAAGACATCCGGGGAAGTTGCAGAGATATGCAGGGGGATTCAGGCAGAACTGAGAAAAATCTCGGATGTGGAGGGTATCCGGGGAGTGACGGCCAGTTTTGGCATCGCGGTCTATGAGACCGGGCTGCCGGCGGAGTGTCTGGTGGAATATGCAGACCAGGCATTGTATGATGCGAAAAAGAATAAGGGAAGCATCAGCATCTATGAGAAGAGTGCGAATCGAGACAACGGTTGA
- a CDS encoding flavodoxin family protein, whose translation MKVVLLNGSPHKDGCTYTALSEAARVLEDQGIDTEILQLGTRPVRGCIACGACSKTGRCTFDDDVANLWIDKIKEADGLIAGSPVYYAGPNGAFCAVLDRIFYAAGSAFRFKPAAAVLSARRGGASASFDRLNKYFTIAEMPVVASQYWNAVHGNTPQEVKQDREGLQIMRTLGRNMAWMLKAVEQQRNADGVPEREPWTPTNFIR comes from the coding sequence ATGAAAGTAGTTCTCTTGAACGGCAGTCCGCACAAGGACGGATGTACGTATACGGCGCTGTCGGAAGCGGCGCGTGTGCTGGAAGATCAGGGAATTGATACGGAGATTCTTCAGCTGGGGACCAGGCCGGTACGCGGATGCATCGCCTGCGGCGCCTGTTCCAAAACGGGACGCTGTACATTTGACGACGATGTCGCGAATCTCTGGATTGACAAGATCAAAGAGGCCGACGGGCTGATCGCGGGGTCACCGGTATACTATGCCGGACCGAACGGTGCATTCTGCGCAGTTCTTGACCGTATCTTTTATGCTGCCGGCAGTGCGTTCCGGTTTAAACCGGCAGCCGCAGTCCTGAGTGCGAGAAGAGGCGGGGCAAGTGCGTCATTTGACCGGCTCAATAAATATTTTACCATAGCGGAGATGCCGGTTGTGGCATCCCAGTACTGGAATGCCGTGCATGGGAATACACCCCAGGAGGTGAAGCAGGACAGAGAAGGACTGCAGATCATGCGCACGCTGGGAAGAAATATGGCATGGATGCTGAAAGCCGTGGAACAGCAGAGAAACGCTGACGGAGTTCCGGAACGGGAACCGTGGACACCGACTAATTTTATTCGATGA